Proteins encoded within one genomic window of Triticum aestivum cultivar Chinese Spring chromosome 2D, IWGSC CS RefSeq v2.1, whole genome shotgun sequence:
- the LOC123052072 gene encoding uncharacterized protein: protein MEEEEGRAGLRELARFPDVMVVCSSAGWTDQKHMLYLGLLQESFVNRLHDGEISFRGLFDLSPGAGASGPKQPSKVDRAKVERTGPPCCGNQGDGEVHSMDDDDDDDASSTETVQESSSQASATSSGRSSPCHSAKRGRSPSSTAEGSDQNFIDEDIYSYKRNWRIKRRTTAQHQATQSLLT from the exons atggaggaggaggaggggcgggccGGCCTGCGGGAGCTCGCGCGTTTCCCG GACGTGATGGTGGTGTGCTCTTCGGCCGGATGGACGGACCAGAAGCACATGCTCTACCTAGGCTTGCTGCAGGAGTCGTTCGTGAACCGGTTACACGACGGTGAAATCAGCTTCAGGGGGCTCTTCGATCTCTCCCCAGGAGCAGGAGCTTCTGGGCCCAAGCAACCGTCCAAGGTTGACAGAGCAAAGGTTGAGCGGACCGGACCACCTTGCTGTGGAAATCAGGGAGATGGAGAAGTCCATTctatggatgatgatgatgatgatgatgcatcgTCCACTGAGACCGTGCAAGAGTCCAGCTCCCAAGCAAGTGCGACGAGCTCTGGGCGATCTTCCCCATGCCATTCTGCCAAGCGCGGACGTTCCCCTTCTAGCACTGCAG AGGGGTCGGATCAGAACTTCATTGACGAGGATATATACAGTTACAAGAGAAACTGGAGAATCAAGAGAAGGACGACGGCGCAGCATCAAGCGACTCAAAGTCTGCTGACATGA
- the LOC123052071 gene encoding vacuolar protein sorting-associated protein 27 isoform X1, which produces METPPPFQESAHCDVCRCTFSTFRRRHHCRSCGRTLCHEHSSYHMALPQYGIYTDARVCYECFNKSSSRRGGVDNASSAGSVSGAADSFSGLNLDKDDDSLPTKSSAVQSPAAVIECKCGMPLCICEAPKPEPAPVKQTISAASSAAQSNPKPKKPSSSQQSSESSSKKASATSSSNSSSFLNLGLMSNDSNDKTPSDYEVTGEGLREAIKGGDIKAVKKLLSQGVDSNYCDKQGFTLLHLAALFNQTEIALILMDSGANIQRKNGQGETPLDCAPPMLQYKMRQRVEELAASQRPV; this is translated from the exons ATGGAGACGCCGCCGCCGTTCCAGGAGTCGGCCCACTGCGACGTCTGCCGATGCACCTTCTCCACTTTCCGCCGCCGC CACCACTGCCGCAGCTGCGGGAGGACGCTCTGCCACGAGCACTCTTCGTACCACATG GCCCTGCCGCAGTACGGGATATACACGGACGCCAGGGTCTGCTATGAGTGCTTCAACAAATCATCATCCAG ACGCGGGGGTGTTGATAATGCGAGTTCTGCCGGGAGCGTTTCGGGTGCTGCGGACTCCTTTTCAGGGCTAAATTTGGATAAAGATGATGATTCGTTACCCACGAAAAGTTCGGCAGTTCAGAGTCCAGCTGCCGTTATCGAGTGCAAATGCGGGATGCCTTTGTGCATATGCGAGGCACCAAAACCAGAACCTGCGCCTGTAAAG CAGACTATCAGTGCCGCTTCGTCAGCTGCGCAATCAAACCCAAAGCCTAAAAAACCTTCTAGCAGCCAGCAGTCATCTGAATCAAGCTCGAAGAAGGCTTCGGCTACTTCCAGCAGCAACTCAAG CTCATTCTTAAATCTTGGCCTGATGAGCAACGATAGCAATGATAAGACTCCGTCTGACTATGAAGTTACTGGAGAG GGACTGAGAGAAGCGATTAAGGGTGGGGATATTAAAGCTGTGAAGAAACTTCTTAGCCAG GGAGTAGATTCTAACTACTGCGACAAGCAAGGATTTACTTTGCTACATTTG GCTGCGCTATTTAACCAGACTGAGATTGCTCTTATTCTCATGGATAGCGGAGCAAATATTCAACGCAAAAATGGGCAAG GGGAAACTCCTTTGGATTGTGCCCCACCCATGCTGCAGTACAAAATGCGGCAGAGGGTGGAAGAGCTTGCTGCGTCACAGAGACCTGTATGA
- the LOC123052071 gene encoding vacuolar protein sorting-associated protein 27 isoform X2 — protein METPPPFQESAHCDVCRCTFSTFRRRHHCRSCGRTLCHEHSSYHMALPQYGIYTDARVCYECFNKSSSRRGGVDNASSAGSVSGAADSFSGLNLDKDDDSLPTKSSAVQSPAAVIECKCGMPLCICEAPKPEPAPVKTISAASSAAQSNPKPKKPSSSQQSSESSSKKASATSSSNSSSFLNLGLMSNDSNDKTPSDYEVTGEGLREAIKGGDIKAVKKLLSQGVDSNYCDKQGFTLLHLAALFNQTEIALILMDSGANIQRKNGQGETPLDCAPPMLQYKMRQRVEELAASQRPV, from the exons ATGGAGACGCCGCCGCCGTTCCAGGAGTCGGCCCACTGCGACGTCTGCCGATGCACCTTCTCCACTTTCCGCCGCCGC CACCACTGCCGCAGCTGCGGGAGGACGCTCTGCCACGAGCACTCTTCGTACCACATG GCCCTGCCGCAGTACGGGATATACACGGACGCCAGGGTCTGCTATGAGTGCTTCAACAAATCATCATCCAG ACGCGGGGGTGTTGATAATGCGAGTTCTGCCGGGAGCGTTTCGGGTGCTGCGGACTCCTTTTCAGGGCTAAATTTGGATAAAGATGATGATTCGTTACCCACGAAAAGTTCGGCAGTTCAGAGTCCAGCTGCCGTTATCGAGTGCAAATGCGGGATGCCTTTGTGCATATGCGAGGCACCAAAACCAGAACCTGCGCCTGTAAAG ACTATCAGTGCCGCTTCGTCAGCTGCGCAATCAAACCCAAAGCCTAAAAAACCTTCTAGCAGCCAGCAGTCATCTGAATCAAGCTCGAAGAAGGCTTCGGCTACTTCCAGCAGCAACTCAAG CTCATTCTTAAATCTTGGCCTGATGAGCAACGATAGCAATGATAAGACTCCGTCTGACTATGAAGTTACTGGAGAG GGACTGAGAGAAGCGATTAAGGGTGGGGATATTAAAGCTGTGAAGAAACTTCTTAGCCAG GGAGTAGATTCTAACTACTGCGACAAGCAAGGATTTACTTTGCTACATTTG GCTGCGCTATTTAACCAGACTGAGATTGCTCTTATTCTCATGGATAGCGGAGCAAATATTCAACGCAAAAATGGGCAAG GGGAAACTCCTTTGGATTGTGCCCCACCCATGCTGCAGTACAAAATGCGGCAGAGGGTGGAAGAGCTTGCTGCGTCACAGAGACCTGTATGA
- the LOC100049049 gene encoding protein STRUBBELIG-RECEPTOR FAMILY 7 isoform X3, translated as MIYLFRSISYWALQRCCCVPRASACLQTGAAVTNAAATTTATTKMRGRRGGAAAIGAALLFLAAASLGAHANTDSNDVTALNVFYTTMNHPPQLKNWVSQNGDPCGQSWQGITCSGSRVTAINLPGMSLNGTLGYNMNLLTALVQLDMSNNNLGGSDIPYNLPPNLEKLNLAGNHFTGTTPYSISQMVALKDLNLAHNQLSTISDMFNQLTNLTTMDISFNTFSGNIPQSFNSITSLKTLYLQNNQFSGTIDVLANLPLTDLNVANNQFTGWVPDKLKKISSLQTTGNSFSNGPAPPPPPATNPTPTPTPMPQRPALPSSNDNNGPSGNGSKHSKLQGGAIAGIVICLLVLGAMFAFFVINRKSWKLSRGRDPEQKEPLSPLASGFKQMKSIKIISTTGKDQFQKTVSMSLKPPTKIDLHKSFDENDLTTKSVTRKISLSSIKIPAYTVADLQIATGSFSADHFISEGSFGRVFRAQFNDQKVLAVKKINFSAFPGYPSDLFIELVANISRLNHPNLAELVGYCAEHGQCLLVYEFYQNGSLCDLLNLVDDQSKPLSWSSRVKIALGSARALEYLHETCSPSVIHKNFKSSNILLDNELNPHLSDSGYGDLIPNQEFQESEENSGYRAPEVAMSGQYSLKSDVYSFGVVMLELLTGRKPFDRSRPRSEQSLVRWAAPQLHDIDALDQMVDPALQGLYHSKSLSRFADAIALCVQAEPEFRPPMSEVVQSLVRLVQRANMTRMSSSESYTRRDRESAAWDLRHSLNPSRKAPGFVNPCRARSYAHIAESSAGQEIVIALGSNVGDRISSFDRALRLMKDSGIKITRHACLYETAPEYVTDQPRFLNSAVRGTTKLGPHDLLKKLKEIERDIGRTAGIRYGPRPIDLDILLYGDSQISTETLTVPHERIHERQFVLAPLVDLLGSSADDHMEKSWHSLSKCSGGFFDVWNELGGESLIGTQGIKRVMAVGNRLLDWSERTLIMGVLNLTPDSFSDGGKFQEVEAAIAQAKLLISEGADIIDIGAQSTRPSATRLSANEELERLVPVLDAIVKIPEMEGKLISVDTFYGQVAAEAVKRGATMINDVSGGQLDPSILEVVAELGVPYVTMHMRGDPSTMQSEQNLQYDDVCKEVASELYTRLREAELSGIPLWRIVLDPGIGFSKKSRHNLEIINGLRSIREEMGKVSLGASHVPVLLGLSRKRFLGEICNRADPVERDAATVAANAAGIMNGANILRVHNVRCGVDTAKVSDALRMVK; from the exons ATGATATACCTTTTCCGGAGCATAAGTTATTGGGCGTTGCAGCGGTGCTGCTGTGTTCCCAGAGCCTCTGCCTGCCTGCAGACGGGTGCTGCAGTGACCAACGCAGCAGCCACGACCACGGCCACGACCAAGAtgagggggaggagaggaggagctgcggccaTTGGAGCGGCGCTGCTGTTCTTGGCCGCCGCCTCACTGGGAGCTCATGCCAACACCGACTCAAACGATG TGACAGCCCTCAATGTCTTCTATACAACAATGAACCACCCACCCCAGCTGAAAAACTGGGTGTCACAAAATGGAGATCCCTGCGGGCAGTCATGGCAGGGGATCACTTGCTCGGGTTCCAGAGTGACAGCAAT AAACTTACCAGGCATGAGTCTTAACGGGACTTTGGGCTACAATATGAACCTACTGACTGCACTAGTTCAGCT TGATATGAGCAATAATAATCTTGGAGGCAGTGACATTCCCTATAATCTTCCTCCAAATCTTGAGAAATT AAATCTTGCTGGAAATCACTTCACTGGAACCACACCATACTCTATTTCCCAAATGGTCGCACTTAAGGATTT AAATCTTGCTCACAATCAGCTCTCAACCATTAGTGACATGTTTAACCAGCTCACCAACCTAACAACAAT GGATATCTCATTCAACACATTTTCTGGTAATATTCCACAAAGCTTCAACTCTATAACAAGTTTGAAAACACT TTATCTGCAGAACAACCAATTCAGTGGTACGATAGATGTCCTTGCCAATCTTCCTCTCACTGACCT AAATGTCGCGAACAACCAATTCACCGGCTGGGTCCCTGATAAGCTAAAGAAAATAAGCAGTCTACA GACAACTGGAAACTCATTTAGCAATGGTCCTGCACCACCACCCCCACCAGCTACAAATCCAACGCCAACGCCAACGCCAATGCCTCAACGTCCTGCTCTTCCAAGTAGTAATGACAACAATGGCCCATCCGGCAATGGCAGCAAACACTCCAAACTACAAGGTGGTGCAATAGCAGGAATTGTTATATGTTTGCTGGTTCTTGGTGCAATGTTTGCATTCTTTGTGATCAATAGGAAATCTTGGAAGTTGTCACGAGGACGAGACCCCGAACAGAAGGAACCTCTCAGTCCCCTTGCATCAGGATTTAAAC AGATGAAGTCCATCAAGATCATCTCAACTACTGGCAAGGATCAATTTCAGAAGACTGTTTCAATGAGCTTAAAACCTCCAACAAAAATTGACTTGCACAAGTCCTTCGATGAAAATGATCTCACAACCAAGTCTGTTACAAGGAAGATAAGTTTGTCTTCCATCAAAATACCTGCATACACAGTTGCAGACCTGCAGATAGCAACAGGAAGCTTCAGTGCTGACCATTTCATCAGTGAGGGATCATTTGGACGTGTTTTCAGAGCACAATTCAACGATCAGAAG GTCCTGGCTGTAAAGAAAATCAACTTTTCTGCATTCCCAGGCTATCCTTCTGATTTGTTCATTGAGTTGGTTGCAAATATTTCAAGGCTAAATCATCCAAACCTTGCTGAGCTAGTTGGCTACTGTGCAGAGCATGGGCAGTGCTTGTTGGTATATGAATTCTATCAAAATGGTTCTTTGTGTGACTTGCTTAACCTAGTGGATGATCAAAGCAAACCGCTGTCCTGGAGTAGCCGTGTAAAGATTGCTCTTGGATCTGCAAGGGCATTAGA ATACCTACATGAAACATGTTCGCCATCTGTGATCCACAAGAATTTCAAGTCATCAAACATTTTACTGGATAATGAGCTGAACCCCCACCTTTCGGATTCTGGTTATGGAGATCTTATTCCTAACCAGGAATTCCAG GAATCCGAAGAAAACTCAGGATATAGGGCACCTGAGGTAGCCATGTCTGGCCAATACTCACTGAAGAGCGATGTATATAGCTTCGGAGTAGTCATGTTAGAGCTCCTCACTGGCCGCAAACCTTTTGACAG GTCCCGGCCACGGTCCGAGCAGTCGCTGGTCCGATGGGCCGCCCCGCAGCTGCACGACATCGACGCGCTGGACCAGATGGTCGATCCGGCGCTCCAGGGGCTGTACCATTCCAAGTCCCTGTCCCGCTTCGCCGACGCGATAGCCCTTTGTGTGCAG GCCGAGCCAGAGTTCCGGCCACCGATGTCCGAGGTCGTCCAGTCATTGGTCCGTCTCGTGCAGCGGGCGAACATGACAAGGATGTCCAGCAGCGAGAGCTACACCCGGCGCGACCGCGAATCCG CAGCATGGGATCTTAGGCATTCTCTCAATCCCTCAAGGAAAGCGCCGGGTTTTGTTAACCCATGCAGGGCCCGTTCATATGCGCACATCGCGGAAAGCTCTGCCGGCCAAGAGATTGTGATTGCTCTTGGAAGCAATGTGGGGGACAGGATCAGTTCGTTCGACAGGGCGCTGCGGCTGATGAAAGACTCGGGCATAAAGATCACCAGGCACGCCTGTCTGTACGAGACCGCCCCCGAGTATGTGACCGACCAGCCGCGGTTCCTCAACTCCGCTGTTCGGGGCACGACCAAGCTGGGGCCTCATGATTTGCTCAAGAAGCTGAAGGAGATCGAGAGGGATATAGGCCGGACCGCGGGGATAAGGTACGGCCCAAGGCCGATCGATCTCGATATTCTCCTGTATGGCGACTCCCAGATCAGTACCGAGACCCTGACTGTGCCACATGAGCGCATCCATGAGAGACAATTCGTTTTAGCGCCTCTTGTTGACCTTCTGGGGTCCTCGGCTGACGATCATATGGAGAAAAGCTGGCACTCCCTCTCGAAGTGCAGCGGTGGGTTCTTTGATGTGTGGAACGAGCTTGGTGGTGAATCTTTAATTGGGACACAAGGTATCAAGAGGGTTATGGCTGTTGGAAATCGTCTGTTGGATTGGAGTGAGAGGACCCTTATCATGGGGGTGCTTAACTTGACGCCGGACAGCTTTAGTGACGGAGGTAAGTTCCAAGAAGTGGAGGCTGCTATTGCTCAGGCCAAGTTGTTGATATCAGAAGGCGCAGACATAATTGATATTGGTGCTCAATCCACCAGGCCCTCTGCAACAAGACTATCTGCAAATGAAGAACTTGAGAGGCTGGTCCCTGTTCTGGATGCAATCGTCAAAATCCCTGAGATGGAAGGGAAGCTGATCTCAGTAGACACATTCTACGGACAAGTCGCTGCTGAAGCTGTAAAGAGAGGAGCCACCATGATCAATGATGTATCTGGTGGACAGCTTGACCCAAGTATTCTTGAAGTTGTAGCTGAACTTGGAGTTCCATATGTTACCATGCACATGAGAGGTGATCCATCAACTATGCAGAGTGAACAGAATTTACAGTATGATGATGTCTGCAAAGAAGTTGCTTCCGAGTTATACACACGGTTAAGAGAAGCTGAGCTGTCTGGAATTCCTTTGTGGAGGATAGTTCTTGATCCCGGCATTGGGTTTTCCAAGAAATCCAGACATAATCTTGAAATAATCAACGGCTTGAGATCCATTAGAGAAGAGATGGGTAAAGTGAGTTTAGGTGCTTCACATGTGCCAGTATTACTTGGACTCTCAAGGAAAAGATTCTTAGGTGAAATATGCAACCGTGCCGATCCAGTTGAGAGAGATGCCGCTACTGTTGCTGCTAATGCAGCTGGGATTATGAATGGTGCTAATATATTAAGGGTCCATAATGTTCGTTGTGGCGTGGATACTGCAAAGGTCTCTGATGCATTGCGCATGGTCAAATGA
- the LOC100049049 gene encoding folate synthesis bifunctional protein, mitochondrial isoform X1: MLHAKETLRKMYSVAKGYYCGGLAAPNPFPAAWDLRHSLNPSRKAPGFVNPCRARSYAHIAESSAGQEIVIALGSNVGDRISSFDRALRLMKDSGIKITRHACLYETAPEYVTDQPRFLNSAVRGTTKLGPHDLLKKLKEIERDIGRTAGIRYGPRPIDLDILLYGDSQISTETLTVPHERIHERQFVLAPLVDLLGSSADDHMEKSWHSLSKCSGGFFDVWNELGGESLIGTQGIKRVMAVGNRLLDWSERTLIMGVLNLTPDSFSDGGKFQEVEAAIAQAKLLISEGADIIDIGAQSTRPSATRLSANEELERLVPVLDAIVKIPEMEGKLISVDTFYGQVAAEAVKRGATMINDVSGGQLDPSILEVVAELGVPYVTMHMRGDPSTMQSEQNLQYDDVCKEVASELYTRLREAELSGIPLWRIVLDPGIGFSKKSRHNLEIINGLRSIREEMGKVSLGASHVPVLLGLSRKRFLGEICNRADPVERDAATVAANAAGIMNGANILRVHNVRCGVDTAKVSDALRMVK, from the exons ATGCTCCATGCTAAGGAGACACTGAGGAAGATGTACTCAGTCGCCAAGGGCTACTACTGCGGGGGGCTAGCCGCTCCCAATCCTTTTCCAG CAGCATGGGATCTTAGGCATTCTCTCAATCCCTCAAGGAAAGCGCCGGGTTTTGTTAACCCATGCAGGGCCCGTTCATATGCGCACATCGCGGAAAGCTCTGCCGGCCAAGAGATTGTGATTGCTCTTGGAAGCAATGTGGGGGACAGGATCAGTTCGTTCGACAGGGCGCTGCGGCTGATGAAAGACTCGGGCATAAAGATCACCAGGCACGCCTGTCTGTACGAGACCGCCCCCGAGTATGTGACCGACCAGCCGCGGTTCCTCAACTCCGCTGTTCGGGGCACGACCAAGCTGGGGCCTCATGATTTGCTCAAGAAGCTGAAGGAGATCGAGAGGGATATAGGCCGGACCGCGGGGATAAGGTACGGCCCAAGGCCGATCGATCTCGATATTCTCCTGTATGGCGACTCCCAGATCAGTACCGAGACCCTGACTGTGCCACATGAGCGCATCCATGAGAGACAATTCGTTTTAGCGCCTCTTGTTGACCTTCTGGGGTCCTCGGCTGACGATCATATGGAGAAAAGCTGGCACTCCCTCTCGAAGTGCAGCGGTGGGTTCTTTGATGTGTGGAACGAGCTTGGTGGTGAATCTTTAATTGGGACACAAGGTATCAAGAGGGTTATGGCTGTTGGAAATCGTCTGTTGGATTGGAGTGAGAGGACCCTTATCATGGGGGTGCTTAACTTGACGCCGGACAGCTTTAGTGACGGAGGTAAGTTCCAAGAAGTGGAGGCTGCTATTGCTCAGGCCAAGTTGTTGATATCAGAAGGCGCAGACATAATTGATATTGGTGCTCAATCCACCAGGCCCTCTGCAACAAGACTATCTGCAAATGAAGAACTTGAGAGGCTGGTCCCTGTTCTGGATGCAATCGTCAAAATCCCTGAGATGGAAGGGAAGCTGATCTCAGTAGACACATTCTACGGACAAGTCGCTGCTGAAGCTGTAAAGAGAGGAGCCACCATGATCAATGATGTATCTGGTGGACAGCTTGACCCAAGTATTCTTGAAGTTGTAGCTGAACTTGGAGTTCCATATGTTACCATGCACATGAGAGGTGATCCATCAACTATGCAGAGTGAACAGAATTTACAGTATGATGATGTCTGCAAAGAAGTTGCTTCCGAGTTATACACACGGTTAAGAGAAGCTGAGCTGTCTGGAATTCCTTTGTGGAGGATAGTTCTTGATCCCGGCATTGGGTTTTCCAAGAAATCCAGACATAATCTTGAAATAATCAACGGCTTGAGATCCATTAGAGAAGAGATGGGTAAAGTGAGTTTAGGTGCTTCACATGTGCCAGTATTACTTGGACTCTCAAGGAAAAGATTCTTAGGTGAAATATGCAACCGTGCCGATCCAGTTGAGAGAGATGCCGCTACTGTTGCTGCTAATGCAGCTGGGATTATGAATGGTGCTAATATATTAAGGGTCCATAATGTTCGTTGTGGCGTGGATACTGCAAAGGTCTCTGATGCATTGCGCATGGTCAAATGA
- the LOC100049049 gene encoding folate synthesis bifunctional protein, mitochondrial isoform X2, with translation MLHAKETLRKMYSVAKGYYCGGLAAPNPFPAWDLRHSLNPSRKAPGFVNPCRARSYAHIAESSAGQEIVIALGSNVGDRISSFDRALRLMKDSGIKITRHACLYETAPEYVTDQPRFLNSAVRGTTKLGPHDLLKKLKEIERDIGRTAGIRYGPRPIDLDILLYGDSQISTETLTVPHERIHERQFVLAPLVDLLGSSADDHMEKSWHSLSKCSGGFFDVWNELGGESLIGTQGIKRVMAVGNRLLDWSERTLIMGVLNLTPDSFSDGGKFQEVEAAIAQAKLLISEGADIIDIGAQSTRPSATRLSANEELERLVPVLDAIVKIPEMEGKLISVDTFYGQVAAEAVKRGATMINDVSGGQLDPSILEVVAELGVPYVTMHMRGDPSTMQSEQNLQYDDVCKEVASELYTRLREAELSGIPLWRIVLDPGIGFSKKSRHNLEIINGLRSIREEMGKVSLGASHVPVLLGLSRKRFLGEICNRADPVERDAATVAANAAGIMNGANILRVHNVRCGVDTAKVSDALRMVK, from the exons ATGCTCCATGCTAAGGAGACACTGAGGAAGATGTACTCAGTCGCCAAGGGCTACTACTGCGGGGGGCTAGCCGCTCCCAATCCTTTTCCAG CATGGGATCTTAGGCATTCTCTCAATCCCTCAAGGAAAGCGCCGGGTTTTGTTAACCCATGCAGGGCCCGTTCATATGCGCACATCGCGGAAAGCTCTGCCGGCCAAGAGATTGTGATTGCTCTTGGAAGCAATGTGGGGGACAGGATCAGTTCGTTCGACAGGGCGCTGCGGCTGATGAAAGACTCGGGCATAAAGATCACCAGGCACGCCTGTCTGTACGAGACCGCCCCCGAGTATGTGACCGACCAGCCGCGGTTCCTCAACTCCGCTGTTCGGGGCACGACCAAGCTGGGGCCTCATGATTTGCTCAAGAAGCTGAAGGAGATCGAGAGGGATATAGGCCGGACCGCGGGGATAAGGTACGGCCCAAGGCCGATCGATCTCGATATTCTCCTGTATGGCGACTCCCAGATCAGTACCGAGACCCTGACTGTGCCACATGAGCGCATCCATGAGAGACAATTCGTTTTAGCGCCTCTTGTTGACCTTCTGGGGTCCTCGGCTGACGATCATATGGAGAAAAGCTGGCACTCCCTCTCGAAGTGCAGCGGTGGGTTCTTTGATGTGTGGAACGAGCTTGGTGGTGAATCTTTAATTGGGACACAAGGTATCAAGAGGGTTATGGCTGTTGGAAATCGTCTGTTGGATTGGAGTGAGAGGACCCTTATCATGGGGGTGCTTAACTTGACGCCGGACAGCTTTAGTGACGGAGGTAAGTTCCAAGAAGTGGAGGCTGCTATTGCTCAGGCCAAGTTGTTGATATCAGAAGGCGCAGACATAATTGATATTGGTGCTCAATCCACCAGGCCCTCTGCAACAAGACTATCTGCAAATGAAGAACTTGAGAGGCTGGTCCCTGTTCTGGATGCAATCGTCAAAATCCCTGAGATGGAAGGGAAGCTGATCTCAGTAGACACATTCTACGGACAAGTCGCTGCTGAAGCTGTAAAGAGAGGAGCCACCATGATCAATGATGTATCTGGTGGACAGCTTGACCCAAGTATTCTTGAAGTTGTAGCTGAACTTGGAGTTCCATATGTTACCATGCACATGAGAGGTGATCCATCAACTATGCAGAGTGAACAGAATTTACAGTATGATGATGTCTGCAAAGAAGTTGCTTCCGAGTTATACACACGGTTAAGAGAAGCTGAGCTGTCTGGAATTCCTTTGTGGAGGATAGTTCTTGATCCCGGCATTGGGTTTTCCAAGAAATCCAGACATAATCTTGAAATAATCAACGGCTTGAGATCCATTAGAGAAGAGATGGGTAAAGTGAGTTTAGGTGCTTCACATGTGCCAGTATTACTTGGACTCTCAAGGAAAAGATTCTTAGGTGAAATATGCAACCGTGCCGATCCAGTTGAGAGAGATGCCGCTACTGTTGCTGCTAATGCAGCTGGGATTATGAATGGTGCTAATATATTAAGGGTCCATAATGTTCGTTGTGGCGTGGATACTGCAAAGGTCTCTGATGCATTGCGCATGGTCAAATGA